The following coding sequences lie in one Labrus bergylta chromosome 13, fLabBer1.1, whole genome shotgun sequence genomic window:
- the dnajc10 gene encoding dnaJ homolog subfamily C member 10 → MSPRVKLDAGLIRILMRILREVWTRLSCWSLLGGLVMGHRVVLGVRGRRAVGLIQRLLLLVVLLVAVWAESRDFYKLLGVNREATTREIRQAFKKLALTMHPDKNPGDPSAHEKFLVVNRAYEVLKDQDLRKKYDKYGEKGLDEQQQGGRYESWNYYRYDFGIYDDDLEIITLDSGDFEAAVNSGEIWFINFYSPRCSHCHQLAPTWREFAKEMDGVIRIGAVNCGDNNHLCRRRGINSYPSLYVFRAGQRPEKFNGERTKNNLISFSMQFITTTITELWQGNMFDEIESAFSSGLGWLITFCSDTGDCLESKTRQKVAGMLDGLVKVGWMDCTSQEQLCESFQVTSGATALFPPGSSLDQQGSVLWLKTLDSREIYNQVIDHLPDLELLTSESFKRKLAHHRWLVSFTFGNKSPASNEYKKLQAALRNDHIQVGRVDCISDSGLCESLYIHKPCVAVFKGLGIHDFEIHHGKDVLYNIVAFARDSVSAYVTTLRPDNFPSNRKEPWLVDFFAPWCPPCRALLPELRKASIQLAGQMKFGTLDCTIHQNLCSMYNIQSYPTTVIFNRSSVHEYEGQHSADGILEFIQDLVTPSVVVLDPSSFADKVKGRSEGQVWAVDFYAPWCGPCQALKPEWRRMARMLSGQIQVGSVDCQQFQSFCQSQNVRAYPEIRVYLGNSRQPDRFMSYNGWHRDAHTLRSWALSTLPRSSVDLTPDTFRTLFLSSKDHWVLDFYAPWCGPCQHFAPEFEVLARVVKGEVRAGKIDCQTHYQLCQSAGITSYPTVRFSPYLGAKRHQQSGEHINSRDANTIADNIRERLQQLLPRLQNIPKDEL, encoded by the exons ATGAGTCCGCGCGTTAAACTTGATGCCGGTCTGATCCGGATCCTGATGCGGATCCTCAGAGAAGTTTGGACACGTCTAAg TTGCTGGTCATTACTGGGTGGACTGGTGATGGGGCACAGGGTCGTCCTTGGGGTTCGGGGGCGTCGTGCAGTCGGGCTCATTCAGCGGCTGCTGCTCCTCGTCGTCCTGCTGGTGGCTGTTTGGGCAGAGAGTCGAGATTTTTACAAACTGCTGGGGGTCAACAGGGAGGCGACGACCAGAGAGATACGCCAGGCGTTCAAGAAGCTGGCGCTCACCATGCACCCCGACAAAAACCCT GGCGACCCCTCAGCACACGAGAAGTTCCTGGTGGTGAACCGAGCTTACGAGGTTCTGAAGGACCAGGACCTCAGGAAGAAATATGACAAATATGGAGAAAAAGGATTGGACGAGCAGCAGCAAGGCGGACGCTATGAGAGCTGGAACTATTACAGATATGACTTTG GTATCTATGACGATGATTTGGAGATCATCACATTAGACAGCGGAGACTTTG aggcAGCAGTGAACTCTGGAGAGATCTGGTTTATCAACTTCTATTCCCCGCGATGTTCACACTGTCACCAGCTGGCTCCAACG TGGAGGGAGTTTGCCAAAGAGATGGACGGAGTGATCCGGATCGGAGCGGTGAACTGTGGAGACAACAACCatctctgcaggaggagaggcatCAACAGCTACCCCAGCCTCTACGTATTCAGAGCAGGGCAG agACCCGAGAAGTTTAACGGGGAGCGTACCAAAAACAACCTGATCAGCTTTTCCATGCAGTTCATCACAACGACCATCACTGAGCTGTGGCAGG GTAACATGTTCGATGAGATCGAGTCTGCGTTCTCATCAGGCCTCGGCTGGTTGATCACCTTCTGCTCTGACACTGGAG attgCCTGGAGTCAAAAACACGGCAGAAGGTGGCCGGGATGTTG GACGGCTTAGTAAAGGTGGGATGGATGGACTGCACCTCACAGGAACAGCTCTGTGAAAGTTTTCAG gtgacCAGTGGAGCGACTGCTTTGTTCCCACCTGGGAGCTCTCTGGATCAACAAGGCAGCGTCCTG tggCTGAAAACTCTGGACAGTAGAGAGATTTATAATCAGGTCATCGATCATCTTCCTGATCTGGAGCTGCTGACCAGTGAAAGCTTTAAG AGGAAGCTGGCTCACCATCGCTGGTTGGTCAGTTTTACATTCGGAAACAAAAGCCCCGCCTCCAACGAGTACAAGAAGCTACAAGCCGCGCTACGAAATGACCACATACAG GTGGGCAGAGTGGATTGTATATCAGACTCAGGCTTGTGTGAGTCTCTGTACATCCATAAACCGTGTGTAGCCGTCTTTAAAGGTCTGGGAATACACGACTTTGAGATCCACCACG gtaAAGACGTGTTGTACAACATTGTGGCTTTTGCCAGGGACAGCGTCAGCGCTTATGTGACGACTCTGAGACCTGACAACTTTCCCTCCAACAGAAAGGAGCCCTGGCTGGTCGACTTCTTCGCTCCG TGGTGTCCTCCGTGTCGAGCCTTACTGCCTGAACTGAGGAAAGCTTCAATCCAGTTGGCCGGACAGATGAAGTTTGGCACCCTGGACTGTACAATTCACCAAAACCTGTGCTCCATG taTAATATTCAGAGTTATCCCACCACTGTCATCTTTAACCGCTCCTCTGTTCATGAGTATGAAGGACAACACTCAGCTGACGGCATCCTGGAGTTCATACAG gatCTGGTAACTCCATCTGTGGTGGTCCTGGATCCTTCGAGCTTTGCAGACAAAGTAAAAG GTCGATCTGAAGGCCAGGTGTGGGCGGTGGATTTCTACGCTCCATGGTGTGGTCCCTGTCAAGCTCTGAAGCCGGAGTGGAGACGCATGGCTCGG ATGCTCTCTGGTCAGATCCAGGTCGGTTCGGTCGACTGTCAGCAGTTTCAGTCGTTCTGTCAGAGTCAGAACGTGAGAGCCTACCCTGAAATCCGAGTGTACCTTGGCAACTCTCGACAGCCAGACCGCTTCAT gAGTTATAATGGCTGGCACAGAGACGCCCACACACTGAGATCATGGGCTCTGAG CACTTTACCCCGATCGTCCGTGGACCTGACCCCAGATACCTTCAGGACTCTGTTTCTGTCGAGTAAGGATCACTGGGTTCTGGACTTTTACGCTCCATGGTGTGGACCCTGTCAACACTTCGCCCCAGAGTTTGAGGTCTTAGCTCGG GTTGTTAAAGGCGAGGTTCGAGCGGGGAAGATTGACTGTCAGACTCACTATCAGCTCTGCCAGTCAGCAGGAATAACCTCGTACCCGACCGTCAGATTCTCTCCATACCTGGGAGCAAAGAGG
- the nup35 gene encoding nucleoporin NUP35 isoform X2 yields MELQVGSEPMTLGSPTSPKPTPGAQFLPGFLMGDLPAPVTPQPRPFSLTAPLMESTGGGGGSAPQPVVPTPKDKSGAPPVRSIHDDLVSVASPLHTHRQSFPVMQSPLSARGASTPGVQQLCMSPAQVDPFYSQGESLSSDDQLDQTWVTVFGFPPASASYILLQFAQYGNILKHTMASPGNWMHLQYQSRLQARKALSKDGKVFGDAIMVGVKPCIDKGVMDSSVAVSTPLSTSFSSTVLPSTPRSAIRPLSAAYRSSSSDYQVVADRQTPRKDDSFVSKAMEYMFGW; encoded by the exons ATGGAGCTACAAG TGGGATCTGAACCAATGACCCTCGGATCTCCTACTTCTCCCAAGCCGACCCCTGGAGCTCAATTCCTTCCTGGCTTTCTCATGGGAGACCTACCTGCTCCGGTTACCCCCCAGCCACGCCCCTTCAGCCTGACCGCCCCCCTCATGGAGAGCACAG gaggtggaggaggctcTGCCCCACAGCCCGTTGTCCCCACCCCTAAGGACAAGAGTGGAGCCCCACCTGTTCGCAGTATACATGACGACTTGGTATCTGTGGCGTCgccccttcacacacacaggcag TCGTTTCCTGTGATGCAGTCTCCTCTGTCGGCACGCGGGGCCTCCACTCCAG gtgtgcaGCAGCTGTGCATGTCTCCAGCTCAGGTGGATCCCTTCTACAGTCAGGGAGAGTCTCTGTCCTCTGACGATCAGCTGGACCAGACCTGGGTCACAGTGTTCGG TTTTCCTCCAGCCTCGGCCTCCTACATCCTGCTGCAGTTTGCTCAGTACGGAAACATCCTCAAACACACG ATGGCGTCTCCTGGTAACTGGATGCACCTTCAGTATCAGTCCAGACTCCAGGCCAGGAAAGCTCTGTCTAAAGATGGGAAAGTGTTCGGAGACGCCATCATGGTGGGGGTCAAACCCTGCATCGACAAG GGTGTGATGGACAGCAGTGTCGCCGTCTCTACTCCCCTCTCCACATCCTTCTCTTCCACCGTCCTCCCCTCCACTCCTCGCTCCGCCATCAGACCACTCAGTGCGGCCTACAGGAGCTCCAGCAGCGACTACCAG gtggtagcagacagacagacgccCAGAAAGGACGACAGTTTTGTCTCGAAGGCAATGGAGTACATGTTTGGATGGTGA
- the nup35 gene encoding nucleoporin NUP35 isoform X1, which translates to MELQVGSEPMTLGSPTSPKPTPGAQFLPGFLMGDLPAPVTPQPRPFSLTAPLMESTVGGGGGSAPQPVVPTPKDKSGAPPVRSIHDDLVSVASPLHTHRQSFPVMQSPLSARGASTPGVQQLCMSPAQVDPFYSQGESLSSDDQLDQTWVTVFGFPPASASYILLQFAQYGNILKHTMASPGNWMHLQYQSRLQARKALSKDGKVFGDAIMVGVKPCIDKGVMDSSVAVSTPLSTSFSSTVLPSTPRSAIRPLSAAYRSSSSDYQVVADRQTPRKDDSFVSKAMEYMFGW; encoded by the exons ATGGAGCTACAAG TGGGATCTGAACCAATGACCCTCGGATCTCCTACTTCTCCCAAGCCGACCCCTGGAGCTCAATTCCTTCCTGGCTTTCTCATGGGAGACCTACCTGCTCCGGTTACCCCCCAGCCACGCCCCTTCAGCCTGACCGCCCCCCTCATGGAGAGCACAG taggaggtggaggaggctcTGCCCCACAGCCCGTTGTCCCCACCCCTAAGGACAAGAGTGGAGCCCCACCTGTTCGCAGTATACATGACGACTTGGTATCTGTGGCGTCgccccttcacacacacaggcag TCGTTTCCTGTGATGCAGTCTCCTCTGTCGGCACGCGGGGCCTCCACTCCAG gtgtgcaGCAGCTGTGCATGTCTCCAGCTCAGGTGGATCCCTTCTACAGTCAGGGAGAGTCTCTGTCCTCTGACGATCAGCTGGACCAGACCTGGGTCACAGTGTTCGG TTTTCCTCCAGCCTCGGCCTCCTACATCCTGCTGCAGTTTGCTCAGTACGGAAACATCCTCAAACACACG ATGGCGTCTCCTGGTAACTGGATGCACCTTCAGTATCAGTCCAGACTCCAGGCCAGGAAAGCTCTGTCTAAAGATGGGAAAGTGTTCGGAGACGCCATCATGGTGGGGGTCAAACCCTGCATCGACAAG GGTGTGATGGACAGCAGTGTCGCCGTCTCTACTCCCCTCTCCACATCCTTCTCTTCCACCGTCCTCCCCTCCACTCCTCGCTCCGCCATCAGACCACTCAGTGCGGCCTACAGGAGCTCCAGCAGCGACTACCAG gtggtagcagacagacagacgccCAGAAAGGACGACAGTTTTGTCTCGAAGGCAATGGAGTACATGTTTGGATGGTGA